The DNA region GTGGCAGGGCAATCACCCAAAAAATTATAGCACCGGTCGCGGGGCAGTCAACCGAGCCTTGAGTCTGGTTGCTGGACGCTGGACACCGGGGCTTGCTCCCCGAGGCAGGTGCCTCGGGGCTCAGCGGGCCACTGGCTTGCCCTGATCCCGCAGAGCGGGACGAAGGGTCGCTGGTCATTGGTCGCGGGGCACTGGTCCCACGTCGCCGGTCGCTGGACGCTGGTCGCTGTCTGCCCTCTGCTTGACACCCGTTCCTGCCGCCGTTAACATGCCACCCCGATGCAGATCCGCGAAAAGACCCAGCTCATGTCGGCGGCCGAGATTGACCGCACCCTCAACCGGCTGGCCCACGAAATCGTTGAGAAAAATGGCGGCGGCCAGAACGTGGCGCTGATCGGCATCCGGCGGCGCGGCGTGCCGCTGGCCCAGCGCCTGGCGAAGCAGATCGGCGAAATTGAAAAGCTGGAGGTGCCGGTCGGCGTCCTGGACATCACCCTTTACCGCGATGACCTGTCGCTGGTGTCGCCGCAGCCGGTGGTGCAAAGCACCGAGATTGATTTTCCGGTGGACGCCAAGATTCTGATTATGGTGGACGATGTGCTCTACACCGGCCGCACGGTGCGCGCCGCCATGAACGCGCTCTTTGATCTGGGCCGGCCCAAGCGGATTCAACTCTGCGTCCTGATTGACCGCGGTCATCGCGAGCTGCCGATTGAGGCCGCCTTTGTCGGCCGCAACATTCAAACCACCGACCGGGAGATTATCGAAGTCCGTCTCAAGGAAGTGGACCGGGAAGAGCGCGTGATGTTGGTGGAACGCACCGACTGAGCCGCGTAACCAGGAGTGCCGGGCTTTTAGCCCGACATGCAAATCGGGATGAATCCCGATAGTCCTTACATGCGCTCCATCCCACTTCCCAGGGT from Candidatus Acidiferrales bacterium includes:
- the pyrR gene encoding bifunctional pyr operon transcriptional regulator/uracil phosphoribosyltransferase PyrR: MQIREKTQLMSAAEIDRTLNRLAHEIVEKNGGGQNVALIGIRRRGVPLAQRLAKQIGEIEKLEVPVGVLDITLYRDDLSLVSPQPVVQSTEIDFPVDAKILIMVDDVLYTGRTVRAAMNALFDLGRPKRIQLCVLIDRGHRELPIEAAFVGRNIQTTDREIIEVRLKEVDREERVMLVERTD